A genome region from Microbacterium sp. CGR2 includes the following:
- a CDS encoding ABC transporter ATP-binding protein, translating to MSMGGGHRGGFRGMDEDAQRKMNAEAPRIKGLGGRVVSLFRAYRWRILFTGILVVVGAAVAVIPPLIVQRIFDDALFPVAGGGPHLELLAGLVGAMVGLFLFSAVLGVGQTWLTATVGNSVTGDLRVRLFEHLQAMELGFFTRTKTGVIQSRLQNDVGGVSGVLTNTVSSILGNVVTVVASLVAMILIDWRLTLIAVVMMPFLIFVQRRVGQVRARIAGETQESLSELTSITQETLSVSGMLLSKAFNRQRTESERYQAENRNQVTLQVRRAMSGQGFFAVVQVLMASVPAVIYLVSGYLIAGGTGAITAGTVVAFTTVQARLLMPLMGLMRVSLDLQTSSALFARIFEYLDLVPEIEDAADAITVEQAPGPVGRVEFADVVFRYPDAAGDARPTLQGVSFVAEPGQHVAFVGPSGAGKTTILYLAPRLYEAHSGAVLFAGADVRTLTQESIIDQVGIVSQETYLFHATIRENLLYAKPDATQDELEVACTAANIHHIIAGFEHGYDTVVGERGYRLSGGEKQRIAIARVLLKDPPVLLLDEATSALDTVSERVVQEALDEAAKGRTTLSIAHRLSTVMGADVIHVVEAGKIVESGTHAELLALGGLYADLAAQQVAASRVLTSEAEIEDTVTGGVEAGFAERRADRAPVDSAGADAVAALTASVPLLAEPRVDERVYPPEV from the coding sequence ATGAGCATGGGTGGTGGGCACCGCGGCGGGTTTCGGGGCATGGACGAAGACGCACAGCGGAAGATGAACGCCGAGGCGCCTCGGATCAAGGGCCTCGGAGGGCGGGTTGTCAGCTTGTTCCGGGCCTACCGCTGGCGCATTCTCTTCACCGGCATCCTGGTCGTCGTCGGTGCGGCCGTCGCCGTCATCCCGCCGCTGATCGTCCAACGTATCTTCGACGACGCCCTGTTTCCGGTGGCCGGTGGCGGGCCGCACCTCGAGCTGCTCGCCGGGCTGGTCGGGGCGATGGTCGGGCTCTTCCTGTTCTCGGCTGTGCTCGGCGTCGGTCAGACGTGGTTGACGGCGACAGTGGGCAACAGCGTCACCGGTGATCTTCGCGTCCGGTTGTTCGAGCATCTGCAGGCCATGGAGCTCGGCTTCTTCACCCGCACCAAGACAGGTGTGATCCAATCGCGGCTCCAGAACGACGTGGGCGGTGTCTCCGGCGTCCTGACGAACACGGTCTCGAGCATCCTCGGCAACGTGGTCACTGTGGTCGCCTCCCTCGTGGCCATGATCCTGATCGATTGGCGGCTCACCCTCATCGCGGTCGTGATGATGCCGTTCCTCATCTTCGTGCAGCGCCGTGTCGGTCAGGTGCGCGCGCGCATCGCCGGGGAGACGCAGGAGTCGCTGTCGGAGCTCACCTCGATCACCCAGGAGACGCTGAGCGTCTCCGGAATGCTCCTGTCGAAGGCGTTCAACAGGCAGCGCACCGAGTCGGAGCGCTACCAGGCGGAGAACCGCAACCAGGTCACGCTGCAGGTGCGGCGAGCCATGAGCGGCCAGGGTTTCTTCGCTGTCGTGCAGGTGTTGATGGCGAGCGTCCCTGCGGTCATCTACCTCGTTTCCGGCTACCTGATCGCAGGCGGCACCGGTGCCATCACGGCGGGCACGGTGGTGGCGTTCACCACCGTGCAGGCGCGGCTGCTGATGCCCTTGATGGGGCTGATGCGGGTGTCGCTCGATCTGCAGACGTCGTCGGCGTTGTTCGCGCGCATCTTCGAGTACCTCGACCTGGTGCCCGAGATCGAAGACGCCGCAGACGCGATCACCGTCGAACAGGCCCCGGGGCCCGTCGGGCGCGTGGAGTTCGCCGACGTCGTCTTCCGCTATCCGGATGCTGCAGGAGACGCTCGACCCACGCTGCAGGGCGTGTCGTTCGTGGCCGAGCCCGGGCAGCACGTCGCGTTCGTCGGTCCCTCCGGCGCCGGCAAGACCACGATCCTGTATCTCGCACCACGGTTGTATGAGGCGCACAGTGGGGCGGTGCTGTTCGCCGGCGCGGATGTGCGCACGCTGACCCAGGAGTCGATCATCGATCAAGTGGGGATCGTGTCGCAGGAGACCTATCTCTTCCATGCGACGATCCGCGAGAACCTCCTCTACGCCAAGCCGGATGCGACACAGGACGAGCTCGAGGTGGCATGCACCGCGGCGAACATCCACCACATCATCGCCGGGTTCGAGCACGGATACGACACCGTGGTGGGCGAGCGCGGCTACCGGCTGTCCGGCGGTGAGAAGCAGCGCATCGCGATCGCCCGGGTACTGCTGAAGGATCCGCCCGTGCTTCTCCTCGACGAAGCCACGTCGGCGCTGGACACCGTTTCCGAGCGGGTCGTCCAAGAGGCGCTCGACGAGGCTGCGAAGGGGCGGACGACGCTGTCGATCGCCCACCGGCTGTCGACCGTGATGGGAGCGGACGTCATCCACGTGGTCGAAGCCGGCAAGATCGTGGAGTCCGGCACCCACGCCGAACTGCTCGCCCTGGGTGGCCTCTACGCCGACCTGGCCGCGCAGCAGGTGGCCGCCTCACGCGTGCTGACGTCGGAAGCCGAGATCGAGGATACCGTGACGGGAGGCGTCGAAGCCGGCTTCGCCGAGCGGCGGGCCGACCGCGCTCCGGTCGACTCCGCCGGAGCTGACGCCGTCGCCGCGCTCACAGCGTCGGTGCCCCTGCTCGCCGAACCTCGCGTGGACGAGCGCGTGTATCCGCCCGAAGTCTGA
- a CDS encoding SDR family NAD(P)-dependent oxidoreductase, producing MNDYLSSLFSLDGRTAVVTGGSSGIGRGIATALARAGAATVIVARGAARIDETVRELEESGCRAAGVVGDLSTRDGIHAVADAAAEPFGEPDILVNSAGINIRPPYSAITEDDWDATMTVNALAPFLLGQRYAATMAARGYGRLIHISSQQAHRAFVGSGIYGASKGALESLMRSEAEAWGGTGVTSNTLVPGFVLTPLNARLQTDPEKVAALAARTMIGRNGLPSDFAGAAVFLAGAGSSYITGLSLFVDGGLSVH from the coding sequence GTGAACGACTACCTCTCCTCCCTGTTCTCACTCGACGGCCGCACCGCCGTCGTCACCGGCGGCAGCTCCGGCATCGGCCGCGGCATCGCGACCGCACTCGCTCGCGCCGGTGCCGCCACCGTCATCGTCGCCCGCGGGGCAGCCCGCATCGATGAGACCGTGCGCGAGCTCGAGGAGAGCGGATGCCGCGCCGCCGGCGTCGTGGGAGACCTCAGTACTCGCGACGGCATCCACGCCGTCGCCGATGCTGCAGCCGAGCCGTTCGGGGAACCGGACATCCTGGTCAACTCGGCAGGCATCAACATCCGCCCTCCGTACTCGGCGATCACTGAAGACGACTGGGACGCGACGATGACGGTCAATGCGCTCGCGCCCTTCCTGCTGGGACAGCGCTACGCCGCGACGATGGCTGCCCGGGGCTATGGCCGCCTCATCCACATCAGCTCCCAGCAGGCGCACCGCGCCTTCGTCGGAAGCGGCATCTACGGAGCTTCCAAAGGTGCGCTCGAGTCGCTGATGCGGTCGGAGGCCGAGGCCTGGGGCGGAACCGGAGTGACCAGCAACACATTGGTCCCCGGGTTCGTGCTCACTCCCCTCAACGCTCGCCTGCAGACCGACCCGGAGAAGGTGGCCGCCCTCGCCGCGCGCACGATGATCGGGCGCAACGGTCTCCCGAGTGATTTCGCGGGAGCCGCCGTCTTCCTGGCAGGCGCGGGCTCGAGTTACATCACCGGTCTCTCGCTCTTCGTCGACGGCGGGCTCTCCGTCCACTGA
- a CDS encoding glycosyltransferase family 2 protein yields MTASAPIVTMIVPGRDIAAFAPAALASLRTQSEPRWRAILVDDGSADDTGDIFARAAAVDPRFRVVRHEPSRGLGAARNIGLGLVDTPYLGFLDADDELLPDALARLTGTLDETGSDFAAGAYVRSRPQGDAYTPGRVQPWVAAATDPARLRTTLVQHPRAVSNIVAWSKVSRTEFWRDLRFPEGVAYEDQVVAQQMYTRARFFDVIPDVVVRWRVRADGTSITQGKAQLPVLRDYLSALRGGIRVLREAGADAAVAARLGLILAMDVPSLVEIAETHADPAYAEAVDDFLTELRASPEFAHATPDPTLAAALSW; encoded by the coding sequence ACGATGATCGTCCCCGGACGCGACATCGCCGCATTCGCACCGGCCGCACTGGCGTCGCTGCGCACGCAGAGCGAACCACGCTGGCGTGCGATCCTCGTCGATGACGGGTCGGCGGACGACACCGGTGACATCTTCGCCCGCGCCGCAGCGGTTGATCCGCGGTTCCGTGTGGTCCGTCACGAGCCGTCCCGCGGCCTCGGCGCCGCCCGCAACATCGGCCTCGGGCTCGTCGACACGCCCTATCTCGGCTTTCTCGACGCCGACGACGAACTCTTGCCCGACGCTCTCGCCCGCCTCACCGGCACCCTCGACGAGACCGGAAGCGACTTCGCTGCGGGAGCGTACGTGAGGTCGCGTCCGCAGGGCGACGCCTACACTCCGGGACGCGTGCAGCCCTGGGTGGCCGCAGCCACGGATCCGGCACGGTTGCGCACGACGCTCGTACAGCATCCTCGTGCGGTGTCGAACATCGTCGCCTGGTCGAAGGTCAGTCGGACCGAGTTCTGGCGAGACCTCCGGTTTCCCGAGGGCGTCGCCTATGAGGATCAGGTGGTCGCGCAGCAGATGTACACCCGCGCCCGATTCTTCGACGTGATCCCCGACGTTGTGGTGCGGTGGCGGGTCCGGGCCGATGGCACATCGATCACGCAAGGCAAAGCGCAGTTGCCCGTGCTGCGCGACTATCTCTCAGCCCTGCGCGGCGGGATCCGCGTGCTGCGGGAAGCGGGTGCCGACGCCGCCGTCGCCGCCCGACTCGGCCTCATCCTCGCGATGGACGTCCCCTCATTGGTGGAGATCGCGGAAACCCACGCTGATCCGGCGTATGCCGAAGCGGTCGACGACTTCCTGACCGAGCTGCGCGCATCACCCGAGTTCGCCCACGCCACCCCCGACCCCACACTCGCCGCGGCACTGTCGTGGTGA
- a CDS encoding MDR family MFS transporter, with protein sequence MSAVDTGSITTPPATAGGEISRTDMRVIWLLLVAAFVAILNETTMGIAIPHLNRDLGIPPELGQWLTSAFMLTMAVVIPTTGFILQRFTTRQVFIAAMVAFSVGTLVCLIAPGFTVLLAGRVIQAAGTGIMMPLLMTTIMNVVPPQSRGRMMGRVGLVISLAPAIGPTVAGAVLEAWNWRALFAIILPIALVSLAMGAKWMTNLGETRVVPLDILSIPLAALGFGGIVFGLSQFGGEGGSGETTGIVSLVVGAVALALFVWRQLILQRVDDSLLDLRVFRSRNFTFSVIIMTILALSMFGTLTLLPQYLQNVAGLNALQAGLILLPGSVLMGLLGPVMGRVYDARGTRPLLIPGTMLVSAALFYYSTVGEQTVWWVLIIVQAAMSVGLAMSFTPLFSASLGSLQRSLYSHGSAVLNTLQQVGGAAGVALLTVTYSSILHAGETEGLSTAAAGAPGARMAFLIAAIISLAAVALSAFVSKPADDAGEATHSGH encoded by the coding sequence ATGTCTGCCGTCGATACCGGCTCCATCACGACGCCCCCCGCGACAGCAGGAGGCGAGATCTCGCGCACCGACATGCGAGTGATCTGGCTGCTGCTGGTCGCCGCCTTCGTCGCCATCCTCAACGAGACGACGATGGGCATCGCCATCCCGCATCTCAACCGCGACCTCGGGATTCCGCCCGAGCTCGGCCAGTGGTTGACCAGCGCGTTCATGCTGACCATGGCCGTCGTCATCCCGACGACCGGGTTCATCCTGCAGCGGTTCACCACCCGTCAGGTGTTCATCGCCGCGATGGTCGCGTTCTCGGTCGGCACGCTCGTCTGCCTGATCGCCCCCGGCTTCACCGTGCTGCTGGCCGGCCGGGTCATCCAGGCCGCCGGCACCGGCATCATGATGCCGCTGCTGATGACCACGATCATGAACGTGGTTCCGCCCCAGTCGCGCGGTCGCATGATGGGCCGCGTCGGCCTCGTGATCTCGCTCGCTCCGGCCATCGGGCCGACGGTCGCCGGCGCGGTGCTCGAGGCGTGGAACTGGCGCGCACTGTTCGCCATCATCCTCCCGATCGCCTTGGTCTCCCTCGCCATGGGCGCGAAGTGGATGACGAACCTCGGTGAGACCCGCGTCGTCCCGCTCGACATCCTCTCCATCCCCCTCGCGGCACTCGGCTTCGGCGGCATCGTGTTCGGCCTGAGCCAGTTCGGCGGTGAAGGCGGCTCCGGCGAGACGACCGGGATCGTCTCCCTCGTGGTCGGCGCGGTCGCGCTGGCGCTGTTCGTCTGGCGCCAGCTGATCCTCCAGCGGGTCGACGACTCGCTGCTCGATCTCCGCGTCTTCCGCTCGCGCAACTTCACCTTCTCGGTGATCATCATGACGATTCTCGCGCTGTCGATGTTCGGAACGCTGACCCTGCTCCCCCAGTACCTGCAGAACGTCGCCGGCCTCAATGCCCTCCAGGCGGGTCTGATCCTGCTGCCCGGCTCGGTGCTGATGGGTCTGCTGGGCCCGGTGATGGGGCGCGTCTACGACGCCCGCGGCACGCGTCCGCTTCTGATCCCCGGGACGATGCTCGTCTCAGCGGCGCTGTTCTACTACTCGACAGTCGGCGAGCAGACCGTGTGGTGGGTGCTGATCATCGTGCAGGCCGCCATGTCCGTCGGTCTGGCGATGTCCTTCACGCCGCTGTTCTCCGCATCGCTCGGTTCGCTCCAGCGTTCGCTGTACTCGCACGGTTCTGCCGTGCTGAACACGCTCCAGCAGGTCGGCGGGGCCGCCGGTGTGGCGCTGCTCACCGTCACCTACTCGTCGATCCTCCACGCCGGTGAGACCGAGGGCCTGTCGACGGCTGCCGCGGGCGCACCGGGAGCTCGAATGGCGTTCCTCATCGCCGCGATCATCTCGCTCGCGGCGGTGGCGTTGAGCGCCTTCGTGAGCAAGCCGGCGGACGACGCCGGCGAGGCCACGCACAGCGGTCACTGA